CAGCGCCGAGCCGGTGGCACCACAGCCCACCAGGGCGACGCGCGCGGCGGCCAGCCGGCGCTGTCCCTCGGCGCCGATGCCGCGGAACAGCATCTGACGCGAGTAGCGCTCCTCGGGATTCCATTCCATGGGCGGTCTCCGCTTCATTTATTATAGGGCTGCATCCCAGGAACCTTTGGCCGCGGCGCCCCTCGCAGGGTGGGAACAGGGCCGCCCCAAATCCGCTTCGAGACGACCACTTGAATCTCGCGGGCCGCGAAAAGGGAGGAAGGGTATTGTCAGCGGGAGCCAGGGCAGCGCTGCTGGGGTTGCTGGCAGGCTGTTGGACGCTGGGCGCCGTTTCCTTGGCCTTTGGCCAGGCTCCCACCGTCGGCCTTCCTCGCGCCCAGGGAACTCCGCTGGGCAGTGAAGGCAGCTACCAGGGAGTGCGTGTCCGCGACATCCAGTTCCGCGGCCTGACCGGGCGCAGTCCCGAGCAGTTGCGCGCGCTGCTGCCGCAGAAGGCGGGCGAGCCCCTGGACCGCTTCAAGATCGCTGCCAGCATCCGCGCCCTCTACGCTACCGGCCTGTTTTCCGATGTCGAAGCGGAGGCCGAACTCCTCTCCGCGGGCGAGGTCGGCCTGGTCTTTGTGGTCCGGCAGAACTACTTCGTCGGCCCCATCCGCGTGCAGGGTGCATGGAAGGGCGCCCCCACCGCCAACCAGGTCATCAACGCCCTCAAGCTGCAGTTGGGAGAGCAGTTCACCGAGGGCAAGATGAAGCAGGGCCTGGCCAACCTGCAGACTCTGTTTCGCCAGGACGGCCTCTATCGCGCCAAGATCACGCCCGTCTACACCTTCCACGACGACACCCAGGTGACCGACATCCTGCTGCAGGTGACGCCGGGCCCGCGCGCTCGCGTCGGCACGGTGACGGTGGAGGGCGATGCCGGCTTTGCCGCTGCCCAGATCGCCGATCTCGCCAAGCTGCACCCCGGCGACCCGGTCACCTCCGCGCGGGTGCGGCGCGCGCTGGAGCGGGTGCGCGCCCGCTACGCCAAGCTCGACCGCCTGCAGGCCCAGGTCGCGCTGGTGACCCCGCCCCTCTACCACCCCGAGAGCGAGACCGTGGACTACGTCTTCCGCATCGCGCGCGGGCCCGCGGTGGAGGTGGAAGTGGAGGGCGCCAAGCTGAGCAAGGGAGTGCTCAAACGCTCCGTCCCCATTTACGAGGAAGGAGCGGTGGATCCCGACCTGCTCAACGAGGGCAGCCGCAACCTGCGCGACTATCTCCAGAGCCAGGGCTACTTCCATGCGCGGGTGGAGGTGACGAGCGAGAGCGTCGCCGGGGAGCAGCGCCAGCGTGTGACCTACCTGGTGGACAAGGGACCGCGGTACACGCTGAAGCGGCTGGCCATCGAGGGCAATCACTACTTCGACGAAGACACCCTGCGCGAGCGCATGTTGCTGCAGCCGGCGAGCTGGTACATGCTGCACGGGCGCTTCAGCCAGACCCTGCTGACCCATGACGTCGAGGTCATTCAGGACCTCTACCAGGCCAACGGCTTCCAGCAGGTGAAGGTGACGCCCGAGGTAGACGCTGCCTACCAGGGCGTGGAGGGGCGCATGAGCGTGGTGCTGCGGGTAAGCGAAGGTCCGCAGACCCGCGTGGCCTCGCTCCAGATCGAGGGCAACCACGCCTTCTCCGGCGAAGAGCTCCGACAGCTTCTCAGCTCCACCGAGGGCCAGCCTTACTCCCAGGCCAACCTGGCCGGCGACCGCGATGCGGTGGTCAACTTCTACTTCAATCACGGCTTTCCCGACGTGCGCATGGAGGTGGAAGTCCAGCCCGTGCCCGGCCAGCCCACGCGCATGCGGGTGACCGACAGGATCAGCGAGGGCCGGCGGGTCTTCGTGGACCGGGTGCTGGTGGGCGGCCTGCAGCATACCCGTCCCTATGTGGTGGGACGCGAACTGCAGGTGCACCCCGGCGACCCGCTCAGCCAGAGCGCCATGCTGGAGAGCCAGCGCCGCTTGTACGACCTGGGTATCTTCAACCAGGTGGACGTGGCGGTGGAGAACCCCGAGGGCCAGGAAGAGCGGGAGAATGTCATGGTGCAGGTGGACGAGGCCCGGCGCTATACCT
The sequence above is drawn from the Terriglobales bacterium genome and encodes:
- a CDS encoding POTRA domain-containing protein; the encoded protein is MAFGQAPTVGLPRAQGTPLGSEGSYQGVRVRDIQFRGLTGRSPEQLRALLPQKAGEPLDRFKIAASIRALYATGLFSDVEAEAELLSAGEVGLVFVVRQNYFVGPIRVQGAWKGAPTANQVINALKLQLGEQFTEGKMKQGLANLQTLFRQDGLYRAKITPVYTFHDDTQVTDILLQVTPGPRARVGTVTVEGDAGFAAAQIADLAKLHPGDPVTSARVRRALERVRARYAKLDRLQAQVALVTPPLYHPESETVDYVFRIARGPAVEVEVEGAKLSKGVLKRSVPIYEEGAVDPDLLNEGSRNLRDYLQSQGYFHARVEVTSESVAGEQRQRVTYLVDKGPRYTLKRLAIEGNHYFDEDTLRERMLLQPASWYMLHGRFSQTLLTHDVEVIQDLYQANGFQQVKVTPEVDAAYQGVEGRMSVVLRVSEGPQTRVASLQIEGNHAFSGEELRQLLSSTEGQPYSQANLAGDRDAVVNFYFNHGFPDVRMEVEVQPVPGQPTRMRVTDRISEGRRVFVDRVLVGGLQHTRPYVVGRELQVHPGDPLSQSAMLESQRRLYDLGIFNQVDVAVENPEGQEERENVMVQVDEARRYTFVYGFGFEVQTGSEPGNVQPQGGTGASPRVSLDVTRLNFRGRDHSLVFKGRLGRLQQRALLSYEAPRWLNHEDLKLSVAFLFDTTRDVRTFTAERLEGSIQAEQKLSKITTLLYRLSYRRVKVDPTTLAISPAEIPLLSKPVRVGIPSITYLRDTRDDPIESHKGAFTTFDAGVAANVLGSQASFTRFFFQNSSYYSFGKRHKYVLARSTRIGVEEPFSGTTAATMPLPERFYAGGGGTHRGFAINQAGPRDPDTGFPIGGDGLFLNNLELRLPPITLPWVGDNVSFVFFHDMGNVFSTGGDILPGMLRWSQPHRNNCFLLTVATTCDFNYNSNAIGGGIRYKTLIGPVRFDFGYNLNPPLFPVRDQSRSEVLTHFNFYFSIGQTF